A genomic window from Luteolibacter sp. LG18 includes:
- a CDS encoding energy transducer TonB codes for MTFRIPPITALSFAAALLGSCQSRFEPQKLDAFDVGKTNSVLDHQHASGQNKDLLKPLHLVSAEKPAYPAELQDAGVGGAVEVFFTVGETGKVESARVLKSSDRRLNTLALDSVRKWKFQPPVGANGPRKTDATQRILFTPGKGDNGLQDVVEGLGSHVTPFHYPKSRYQKLWADKPAYLPLLEPRPLVKTPRTLKTLKPGFPTSLYSQGGKAAFDVSFVISEDGSIEDVRTIESTHPDFNSLVERAVRDWKYEPARTAKGPVKVLWEKRFVFSSSYR; via the coding sequence ATGACTTTCCGCATCCCTCCGATCACCGCGCTGTCGTTTGCCGCGGCCTTGCTTGGCTCCTGCCAATCGAGATTCGAACCTCAGAAACTGGACGCGTTCGATGTCGGCAAGACGAACTCGGTCCTAGACCATCAGCACGCCTCGGGGCAGAACAAGGATCTGCTGAAGCCGCTGCACCTGGTCTCCGCCGAAAAACCGGCCTATCCTGCCGAACTGCAGGACGCCGGTGTGGGCGGAGCGGTGGAGGTCTTCTTCACCGTCGGGGAAACGGGCAAGGTGGAATCGGCGCGGGTGCTGAAATCCAGCGACCGTCGTTTGAATACCCTGGCCTTGGATTCGGTGCGCAAATGGAAATTCCAGCCGCCGGTGGGAGCGAACGGTCCGCGGAAGACCGACGCCACCCAGCGGATTCTTTTCACGCCGGGGAAAGGGGACAATGGCCTCCAGGATGTGGTCGAGGGTCTGGGGAGCCATGTGACCCCATTCCACTATCCGAAATCCCGATACCAGAAGCTCTGGGCCGACAAGCCCGCCTATCTGCCGCTCCTGGAGCCCCGTCCGTTGGTCAAGACCCCGCGGACGCTGAAGACCCTCAAGCCGGGGTTTCCCACTTCCTTGTATAGCCAGGGAGGAAAGGCGGCATTCGATGTCTCCTTCGTGATCTCGGAAGACGGATCGATCGAGGACGTGCGCACCATCGAATCCACCCATCCCGATTTCAATTCGTTGGTGGAGCGTGCCGTCCGCGATTGGAAATACGAACCAGCAAGGACCGCCAAGGGACCGGTGAAGGTGCTGTGGGAAAAGCGGTTCGTCTTCTCGTCCTCCTACCGCTGA
- a CDS encoding DUF2752 domain-containing protein — MSTDAAPESRWAVASYLIRERKLGLAMTLGGGLYGLTALAGLHWFHCPFKSLTGLPCPGCGMTRATLAMLRGDWTTMVKFHPLAPVFVLFWTAVGLGLACPPRWRNGYVCRLEKIEATIRWPLWVGGLLIAYSLTRWLGFCYSC; from the coding sequence ATGAGCACGGATGCCGCCCCGGAATCCCGCTGGGCGGTGGCCAGCTACCTGATCCGGGAGCGGAAACTCGGCCTCGCCATGACCCTCGGCGGCGGGCTCTACGGCCTCACCGCCTTGGCTGGCCTGCACTGGTTCCACTGCCCCTTCAAATCCCTCACCGGCCTCCCCTGCCCCGGCTGCGGCATGACCCGCGCCACCCTAGCAATGCTGCGCGGCGACTGGACCACCATGGTGAAATTCCACCCCCTCGCGCCGGTCTTCGTCCTGTTCTGGACCGCCGTCGGCCTCGGCCTCGCCTGCCCGCCCCGCTGGCGGAATGGATATGTCTGCCGCCTAGAGAAGATCGAGGCCACGATCCGCTGGCCTCTCTGGGTCGGCGGCCTCCTGATAGCGTATAGCTTGACCCGTTGGCTCGGTTTCTGCTATTCGTGTTAG
- a CDS encoding bifunctional riboflavin kinase/FAD synthetase, with protein sequence MLRLTRFEELAAIDSPLHLALGVFDGVHLGHRAVISRALEAAEREGGTAGVVTFDPHPIRVLAPDKAPRALLATLDHKAHLLAELGVKLLFAIHFDEAFATLEAEAFLDRLLMAPVRTISIGEDWKFGHARRGDVPMLRRFSAERGFRLEAVPPVMGDGERISSTRIRQAIRDGNLDAAATMLGRPYSVEGQVMEGRKLGRQLGFPTANVATGEVQLPPDGVWAVRAALDDEKLEGVANLGVRPTVDGVQHALEVHLFDFVGDLYDRTLEVTFLSHLRNEQKFGSLDALKNQIALDAEAARKILAEAP encoded by the coding sequence GTGCTCCGTTTGACCCGATTCGAGGAACTCGCCGCCATCGATAGCCCGCTGCATCTCGCACTGGGCGTGTTCGATGGCGTCCATCTCGGCCACCGCGCGGTCATCTCCCGGGCGCTCGAGGCCGCGGAACGCGAGGGCGGCACCGCCGGCGTGGTCACCTTCGATCCGCACCCGATCCGGGTGCTCGCGCCGGACAAGGCCCCGCGCGCCCTGCTGGCCACGCTCGACCACAAGGCCCACCTGCTCGCCGAGCTGGGCGTGAAGCTCCTGTTCGCGATCCATTTCGACGAAGCCTTCGCCACCTTGGAAGCCGAGGCCTTCCTCGACCGCCTGCTGATGGCACCGGTCCGCACCATCTCCATCGGCGAGGATTGGAAATTCGGCCACGCCCGCCGCGGCGACGTGCCGATGCTCCGCCGCTTTTCCGCCGAGCGTGGATTCCGCCTCGAAGCCGTCCCACCGGTCATGGGCGATGGCGAGCGCATCAGCAGCACCCGCATCCGCCAGGCCATCCGTGATGGCAACCTGGACGCCGCCGCCACCATGCTCGGCCGCCCCTACAGCGTGGAAGGCCAGGTCATGGAAGGCCGGAAGCTCGGCCGCCAGCTCGGCTTCCCCACCGCGAACGTCGCCACCGGCGAGGTCCAGCTCCCACCCGATGGCGTGTGGGCCGTACGCGCTGCCCTCGATGACGAGAAACTCGAAGGCGTGGCCAACCTCGGCGTGCGCCCGACCGTCGATGGCGTCCAGCACGCCCTCGAAGTCCACCTCTTCGATTTCGTCGGCGACCTCTATGACCGCACGCTGGAAGTCACCTTCCTCTCCCACCTCCGGAACGAGCAGAAATTCGGCTCGCTCGACGCGCTGAAAAACCAGATCGCCCTCGATGCCGAGGCGGCCCGGAAGATCCTCGCCGAAGCGCCATGA
- the truB gene encoding tRNA pseudouridine(55) synthase TruB, with the protein MPKHEFEPLGPSGVLLIDKAPDMTSHDVVAIARRALNTKKIGHCGTLDPMATGLLMLVIGRATKIQDLLMSEDKEYEGTLTLGSTTSTQDRQGETLEEKPVPALDAAQIDAAFGKFTGAFEQIPPMVSAIKKDGVPLYKLARKGQVIEREPRPVHVTSYQVHRTELPEIDFTVNCSKGFYVRTYAHDIGQLLGCGAHLSALRRTRSGKFTLERAVTVDALKNGPREDLMKAMVTLAEISLMRGA; encoded by the coding sequence ATGCCCAAACACGAATTCGAACCCCTCGGCCCCAGCGGCGTCCTGCTCATCGACAAGGCACCGGACATGACGTCCCACGACGTCGTGGCCATCGCCCGCCGCGCGCTCAACACCAAGAAGATCGGCCACTGCGGCACCCTCGATCCCATGGCCACCGGCCTGCTGATGCTCGTCATCGGCCGTGCCACCAAGATCCAGGACCTTCTCATGAGCGAGGACAAGGAATACGAAGGCACCCTCACCCTCGGTTCGACCACCTCCACCCAGGACCGCCAGGGCGAAACGCTCGAAGAGAAGCCCGTGCCGGCCCTCGACGCCGCGCAGATCGATGCCGCCTTCGGCAAGTTCACCGGCGCCTTCGAACAGATCCCGCCGATGGTGTCCGCCATCAAGAAGGACGGCGTGCCGCTCTACAAGCTCGCCCGCAAGGGCCAGGTGATCGAGCGCGAGCCGCGCCCGGTCCACGTCACCAGCTACCAGGTTCATCGTACCGAACTCCCGGAGATCGACTTCACCGTGAACTGCTCGAAGGGCTTCTACGTGCGCACCTACGCCCACGACATCGGCCAGCTCCTCGGCTGCGGCGCGCACCTCAGCGCCCTGCGCCGCACCCGCTCCGGCAAGTTCACCCTCGAACGCGCCGTGACCGTGGACGCCCTGAAGAACGGCCCGCGCGAGGACCTCATGAAGGCGATGGTCACCCTCGCCGAGATCTCGCTCATGCGCGGCGCCTAA
- a CDS encoding bifunctional oligoribonuclease/PAP phosphatase NrnA, with protein MSENATFQDIGDILRRHESFVILSHVRPDGDAIGSQIALGFALEAAGKRVRLINEDGLPDNLTFLPGSHRIEVPPADPVDAEVAIALDTATKPRLGDAALHAASAADIWINIDHHISNPRYGDLNLIDATSPATGQILYNLITELDLPFPDETRDAIYVAVSTDTGSFQYPNTTAKTYEMAADLIRRGLDVGKINELTYDSHPFRRVELMRALLNTLELSDNGIVAHWEMLDDTRRKLDLRPEDSEGLIDIIRAIRGVQIAVFFEELPDGKIRVSMRSKDRALDVCKIALEFGGGGHALAAGIRMAGPLAEAKPKVLGAIHSAVEAKH; from the coding sequence ATGAGCGAGAACGCCACTTTCCAAGACATCGGTGACATCCTGCGTCGCCACGAGTCCTTCGTCATCCTCAGCCACGTGCGCCCGGATGGCGATGCCATCGGTTCCCAGATCGCCCTCGGGTTCGCGCTGGAAGCAGCGGGCAAGCGCGTGCGCCTCATCAATGAGGACGGCCTGCCGGACAACCTGACCTTCCTCCCCGGCTCCCACCGCATCGAGGTGCCGCCCGCCGATCCGGTCGATGCCGAGGTCGCCATCGCCCTCGACACCGCCACCAAGCCGCGCCTCGGCGATGCCGCCCTGCACGCCGCCTCCGCCGCGGACATCTGGATCAACATCGACCACCACATCTCCAACCCGCGCTACGGCGATCTCAACCTGATCGACGCCACCAGCCCGGCCACCGGCCAGATCCTCTACAACCTCATCACCGAGCTGGATCTCCCCTTCCCCGATGAGACCCGGGACGCCATCTACGTGGCCGTCTCCACCGATACGGGCTCCTTCCAGTATCCGAACACCACGGCGAAGACCTACGAAATGGCCGCCGACCTGATCCGCCGCGGCCTGGACGTCGGCAAGATCAACGAACTGACCTACGACAGCCACCCCTTCCGCCGCGTGGAGCTGATGCGCGCCCTGCTCAACACGCTGGAACTTTCCGACAACGGCATCGTCGCCCACTGGGAGATGCTCGATGACACCCGCCGGAAACTCGACCTCCGCCCCGAGGACAGCGAGGGTCTCATCGACATCATCCGCGCCATCCGCGGCGTCCAGATCGCCGTCTTCTTCGAGGAACTCCCGGACGGCAAGATCCGCGTCTCGATGCGCTCGAAGGACCGCGCCCTCGACGTCTGCAAGATCGCCCTGGAATTCGGCGGCGGCGGCCACGCTCTCGCCGCCGGCATCCGCATGGCCGGCCCGCTGGCCGAAGCCAAGCCGAAGGTCCTCGGCGCCATCCACAGCGCCGTGGAGGCGAAGCACTAA
- a CDS encoding PH domain-containing protein, translating into MSSEETTLWKGSPSQWLNLGPFAITFLLLGGVVALAIPFPFAWGLIVIPLLYAVWRFLLVKSRHFELTTERLRVTEGVFNQKIDEIELYRVKDISMERPLWMRMTGLASVNLQTSDRSLPFLTIPAIPNGVELREKLRKQVEVIRDSKRVRELDMDDHHEPGDLEHALDGGAQ; encoded by the coding sequence GTGAGTTCCGAAGAAACGACGTTGTGGAAGGGCAGCCCCTCGCAGTGGCTGAACCTCGGTCCGTTTGCGATCACGTTCCTGCTGCTGGGCGGCGTGGTGGCGCTGGCGATCCCGTTTCCCTTCGCGTGGGGGTTGATCGTCATTCCGTTGCTCTATGCGGTCTGGCGCTTCCTGCTGGTGAAGAGCCGCCATTTCGAGCTGACCACCGAGCGCCTGCGGGTGACGGAGGGCGTGTTCAACCAGAAGATCGACGAGATCGAGCTCTACCGCGTGAAGGACATTTCGATGGAACGGCCGCTGTGGATGCGCATGACCGGCTTGGCTTCGGTGAATCTCCAGACTTCGGACCGCTCGCTGCCGTTCCTCACCATTCCGGCGATTCCCAACGGGGTCGAGCTGCGGGAGAAACTGCGCAAGCAGGTGGAGGTCATCCGCGACAGCAAGCGCGTGCGCGAACTGGACATGGACGATCACCACGAGCCCGGCGATCTGGAGCACGCGCTGGATGGCGGGGCGCAGTGA
- a CDS encoding ACT domain-containing protein, whose amino-acid sequence MKSYLVMTVLGPDRQGLVQSLSAVVADHGGNWLESRMARLAGQFAGILRVECPEAEAEGLAAALKTLEKDGISIQFAREQAAEAPARKTVSLDVVGNDRPGIVRQLAAAINGAGGNVEELVTGLESAAMSGHPIFRASGTVALPEGAAVEAIVAAIEKLGPDLSVEVK is encoded by the coding sequence ATGAAAAGCTATCTTGTGATGACCGTCCTCGGCCCGGACCGGCAGGGCCTCGTGCAATCCCTCTCGGCGGTGGTGGCGGATCATGGTGGAAACTGGCTGGAAAGCCGCATGGCGCGCCTCGCGGGCCAGTTCGCCGGCATCCTGCGCGTGGAGTGCCCGGAAGCGGAGGCCGAGGGCCTCGCCGCGGCCCTGAAGACCCTCGAAAAGGACGGCATCTCGATCCAGTTCGCCCGTGAACAGGCCGCCGAAGCCCCGGCCCGCAAGACCGTTTCCCTCGATGTCGTCGGCAACGACCGCCCAGGCATCGTCCGCCAGCTCGCCGCCGCCATCAATGGCGCGGGCGGCAATGTCGAGGAACTCGTCACCGGCCTCGAAAGCGCCGCCATGAGCGGTCACCCGATTTTCCGTGCCAGCGGCACCGTCGCCCTGCCGGAAGGCGCGGCCGTGGAAGCCATCGTCGCCGCCATCGAAAAGCTCGGCCCCGACCTCTCCGTGGAGGTCAAGTAG